One Mastacembelus armatus chromosome 10, fMasArm1.2, whole genome shotgun sequence DNA window includes the following coding sequences:
- the lrrtm2 gene encoding leucine-rich repeat transmembrane neuronal protein 2: protein MGFHSRWPLVGPAPEALCLCVISMLLVCLLPPASCTTCPQKCRCEDLQFYCDTQGLQAPPDGVDKGALGLSLRHNSITELSPDQFYGFSQLTWLHLDHNQITTVQEDAFQGLYKLKDLNLSSNRITKLPNTTFIHLINLQILDLSFNQMTALEPELFHGLRKLQILHLRSNLLRTTPVRAFWDCRSLEYLGLNSNRLRSLARNGFAGLIKLKELHLEHNQLTKINLAHFPRLVALQFLYLQWNKISNLTCGMEWTWTTLEKLDLTGNEIRVLTPDVFQTLPNLKILLLDNNKLSSLDPQVMDMWQSLGTIGLSSNLWECTKRICSLATWLSTFKGRWEHSILCHSPEYAQGEEILDAVYGFQLCQNFSAPVVQTISTTTDATTAAEMTSSLFGIMQPTPTQDYAEDFGSFTTVTTTTTTTQTQHTAQATTATLEEAAVTDDFSAMDNTVMTHRVIIGTMALLFSFFFIIFVVYISRKCCPPTLHRIRHCSAIQNRRQMRTQQRQPMADLATQVPYNEYEPSHEEGALVIINGYGQCKCQQLPYKECEV, encoded by the exons ATGG GTTTCCATTCAAGGTGGCCATTGGTGGGACCTGCACCAGAggctctgtgtctgtgtgtgatcaGCATGCTCCTAGTGTGCCTGCTGCCTCCTGCATCATGCACAACCTGCCCTCAAAAATGCCGCTGTGAGGATCTGCAGTTCTACTGCGACACCCAGGGGCTTCAGGCACCACCAGATGGAGTGGACAAGGGGGCCCTGGGGTTGTCACTACGCCACAACAGCATCACTGAGCTCAGCCCTGATCAATTCTATGGCTTCAGCCAGCTCACCTGGCTACATCTAGACCACAATCAAATTACCACAGTACAAGAGGATGCCTTTCAAGGGCTCTATAAGCTAAAGGACCTCAATCTGAGCTCAAATCGTATCACCAAGTTGCCCAACACAACCTTCATCCACCTCATTAACCTCCAGATATTGGACCTGTCTTTCAACCAGATGACTGCTTTGGAACCTGAACTGTTTCATGGACTAAGGAAGCTCCAGATACTCCACCTTCGCTCCAATTTACTTCGCACCACCCCTGTTCGAGCATTCTGGGACTGCCGCAGCCTGGAATATCTGGGCCTGAACAGCAACCGTTTGAGGAGTCTGGCCCGGAATGGATTTGCTGGCCTCATTAAACTTAAAGAGCTCCACTTGGAGCATAATCAGCTGACCAAGATCAACTTGGCCCATTTTCCCCGCCTTGTTGCCCTTCAGTTTCTCTATCTGCAATGGAATAAGATCAGCAACCTAACATGTGGCATGGAGTGGACCTGGACCACATTAGAGAAGCTGGACCTCACAGGAAATGAAATTCGTGTCCTCACACCTGATGTGTTTCAAACGCTGCCAAATTTAAAGATTTTGCTGCTGGATAACAACAAACTAAGCAGTCTGGATCCCCAAGTAATGGATATGTGGCAGTCTCTGGGTACCATTGGACTGTCAAGCAACCTTTGGGAATGTACCAAAAGGATTTGCTCTCTGGCCACCTGGCTAAGCACCTTTAAGGGACGGTGGGAACATTCCATTCTCTGCCACAGCCCTGAATATGCCCAAGGCGAGGAGATACTTGATGCTGTTTATGGATTCCAGCTTTGCCAGAATTTTTCAGCACCAGTTGTTCAGACCATTAGTACAACCACAGACGCTACAACAGCCGCAGAAATGACAAGCTCCCTGTTTGGAATTATGCAGCCAACCCCCACGCAGGACTATGCAGAGGATTTTGGGAGCTTTACCACAGTCACTaccacaacaaccacaacacaaacacaacacactgctcAAGCAACTACCGCTACATTGGAAGAGGCAGCTGTAACTGATGACTTCTCGGCTATGGACAACACCGTTATGACTCACAGGGTTATCATTGGAACTATGGCCCTtctattttcattctttttcatcatttttgttgtgtatatCTCACGGAAATGCTGTCCTCCCACCCTGCACCGGATACGCCACTGTTCGGCTATTCAAAACCGCAGACAGATGAGGACCCAGCAACGGCAGCCTATGGCAGATCTAGCTACACAGGTACCCTATAATGAGTATGAGCCTAGCCATGAAGAAGGGGCACTCGTGATCATCAATGGCTATGGGCAGTGCAAGTGTCAGCAACTGCCTTACAAAGAGTGTGAAGTATGA